One Amaranthus tricolor cultivar Red isolate AtriRed21 chromosome 1, ASM2621246v1, whole genome shotgun sequence DNA window includes the following coding sequences:
- the LOC130798920 gene encoding uncharacterized protein LOC130798920 — MGGQVTKQVEKRKLLSVEKKCLVDLKESCGCDFPGCDYHPSDRKNWMAGLDLGKLTINKIVWPGTHDSATNRIGIPFITRPFAQCQSLTIYEQLVKGARVIDIRVQEERRICHGILTTYSVDVVLDEVKKFLSETQSEIIILDIRTEFGRNDPPEFDKYLIEKLEDYLIHQDDHVFDKPVSEVLPKRAICVWKPRNSAAPKKGDALWSSGYLKDNWIDTDMPSTKFKSNLKHLADQPLVSSRKFFYRVENTVTPQADNPILWVKPVTNRIHGYLRLFIKQCFAKNIADRLQILSTDFIDYDFVDACVGLTHARIEGKA, encoded by the coding sequence ATGGGTGGTCAAGTTACTAAACAAGTTGAGAAGAGGAAATTATTATCAgtagaaaaaaaatgtttggtTGATTTAAAAGAAAGTTGTGGATGTGATTTTCCAGGATGTGATTATCACCCTTCTGACAGGAAAAACTGGATGGCAGGTCTTGACCTTGGTAAGCTCACGATCAACAAGATTGTCTGGCCTGGTACTCATGATTCAGCCACCAACAGGATTGGGATACCATTTATAACCCGCCCCTTCGCTCAATGTCAATCCTTGACCATTTATGAGCAGCTTGTGAAGGGTGCTCGGGTTATTGACATCCGGGTTCAGGAGGAACGTAGGATTTGCCATGGCATCCTCACGACTTACAGTGTCGATGTTGTCTTGGATGAAGTCAAGAAGTTCTTGTCCGAAACTCAATCTGAGATTATCATTCTTGATATTAGGACAGAGTTTGGGCGTAATGATCCACCTGAATTCGACAAGTATCTTATCGAGAAACTTGAGGATTACCTTATTCACCAGGATGATCATGTTTTTGATAAGCCAGTTTCCGAGGTGTTACCTAAACGGGCTATTTGTGTATGGAAGCCAAGAAATTCTGCTGCCCCAAAGAAAGGTGATGCCCTTTGGAGTTCAGGGTACTTGAAAGATAATTGGATTGATACTGATATGCCATCTACGAAATTCAAGAGTAATCTCAAGCATTTGGCGGATCAACCTCTTGTGTCGTCTAGGAAGTTTTTTTATCGGGTGGAAAATACAGTTACACCTCAAGCAGACAACCCAATTTTGTGGGTGAAACCTGTTACTAATCGAATTCATGGGTATTTGAGATTGTTCATCAAGCAATGCTTTGCTAAGAATATTGCTGATCGATTGCAGATTCTCTCCACCGATTttattgactatgattttgtgGATGCTTGTGTTGGTCTTACTCATGCAAGGATCGAAGGCAAGGCCTAG
- the LOC130798924 gene encoding translocase of chloroplast 120, chloroplastic encodes MDHGVEHNEENTAKVKVVDDGLTESKEVSVDDDGLLETNLKEEAVGVTAHGYNNSQESEEFEEAVELPLDDTNDGSKLDSDVVGVGVGVSASLNGENDADFSAAEGSSRLLDEAEMTDAVEEFSEGRDDNTESKEIREESSMANSHEDSVITVSDDGSMINDFSAEQSQGEGSEVVEIEAVEGDEDAVDKSVVFEASEKSNVGPVDQNDTGASLAEDVKDVITNGDVDHVNETEKDVGDPSDDVHFQTPKAKPDETIFRNLKTDDGDAISSSISEESAGVVSEKVLDKTSTENDDSIKELEAEVLIPEHQDDDLKIEDKSSDTSSSLNVEALTSKPEISTPSVGSSLKEIKNESASSNSGIQNNAVNEMQSSGTVGRDNNPLEVSKNEQEKPNSQAREESTVKPAEKSSAASGKSATPSVRPAQPAGLGRAAPLLEPAARTAHHSRVNGQASQAQINSAEDTTNGEIEEGDEIREKLQMIRVKFLRLAHRLGQTPHNVVVAQVLYRLGLAEQLRARSGGRVGAFSFDRASAMAEQLEAAGQEPLDFSCTIMVLGKTGVGKSATINSIFDEVKFGTDAFQMGTKKVQDVVGTVQGIKVRVIDTPGLLSSCSDQHMNEKLLHSVKRFIKKSPPDIVLYLDRLDMPSRDFGDMPLLRTITEIFGPSIWFNAIVVLTHAASAPPEGPNGTPSTYDMFVTQRSHAVQQVIRQAAGDMRLMNPVSLVENHSACRTNRAGQRVLPNGQVWKPHLLLLSFASKILAEANILLKLQDSPPGKPFTARARAPPLPFLLSSLLQSRPQLKLPNEQFGDEDTLDDDLDVSSESDEESEYDELPPFKPLTKAQLSKLPKTQKKAYYDELEYREKLFMKKQMKDDRRRRRMMKKMADSVKEMPTEYSENVDEESGGAASLPVPMPDLALPASFDSDNPTHRYRYLDSSNQWLVRPVLDNHGWDHDVGYEGINVEHMFVVKDRIPLSFSGQVSKDKKEANLQMEVASSIKHGEGKATTMGFDVQSVGKDMAYTLRSETRFSNYHRNKATAGLSATLMGDALSAGVKLEDKLIINKQLRMVMSGGAMAGRGDIAYGGSLEATFRDKDYPIGRFLSTLGLSIMDWHGELALGCNIQSQIPMGRSTNLVARANLNNRGSGQVSFRLNSSEQLQLALIAFLPLFRKLMGGQRQDHPLEY; translated from the coding sequence ATGGACCATGGGGTGGAACATAATGAGGAAAATACTGCAAAAGTGAAGGTAGTTGATGATGGGTTGACAGAATCGAAGGAGGTTAGTGTTGATGATGATGGGTTGTTGGAAACAAATCTTAAGGAGGAAGCTGTTGGTGTTACTGCTCATGGTTATAACAACTCTCAAGAGTCTGAGGAGTTTGAGGAGGCAGTTGAATTACCTTTAGACGACACGAATGATGGGTCAAAACTGGATTCAGATGTTGTTGGTGTTGGTGTTGGTGTTAGTGCTAGTTTGAATGGGGAAAATGATGCAGATTTTTCGGCTGCTGAGGGAAGTTCAAGATTACTAGATGAAGCCGAGATGACTGATGCAGTAGAGGAATTTAGTGAGGGAAGAGATGATAATACAGAGAGTAAAGAGATTAGGGAAGAATCATCAATGGCAAACAGCCACGAGGATTCTGTGATTACTGTGAGTGATGATGGTAGTATGATCAATGATTTTTCCGCGGAACAGTCTCAAGGTGAAGGGTCAGAAGTTGTGGAGATTGAAGCTGTAGAAGGTGATGAGGACGCTGTTGATAAATCTGTTGTCTTTGAGGCATCAGAAAAAAGCAATGTTGGGCCAGTGGATCAAAATGATACTGGTGCTAGCCTAGCCGAGGATGTCAAAGATGTAATAACAAATGGAGATGTTGATCATGTCAATGAAACAGAGAAAGACGTAGGGGATCCTTCGGATGACGTTCATTTCCAGACTCCAAAGGCGAAGCCTGATGAAACTATTTTTAGGAATTTGAAAACTGATGATGGTGATGCAATTTCATCAAGCATTAGTGAGGAGAGTGCAGGAGTTGTATCCGAGAAAGTTTTGGACAAGACCAGTACAGAGAATGATGATAGTATTAAGGAACTTGAAGCTGAGGTTTTAATCCCCGAGCATCAAGATGATGATTTAAAGATAGAGGACAAGTCGTCAGATACTAGTTCTTCACTTAATGTTGAAGCTTTAACTTCTAAACCAGAGATCTCCACTCCTTCTGTTGGATCCTCGTTGAAGGAGATAAAAAACGAGAGTGCCTCTTCTAATTCGGGAATTCAAAATAATGCTGTTAATGAGATGCAGTCTTCTGGGACAGTTGGTCGTGATAACAATCCTTTAGAAGTATCAAAAAATGAGCAGGAGAAACCAAACAGTCAAGCAAGGGAGGAATCAACGGTTAAGCCTGCAGAAAAATCATCTGCTGCGTCTGGGAAGTCTGCAACTCCATCTGTTCGTCCTGCACAACCTGCTGGACTTGGACGTGCGGCCCCACTCTTGGAGCCTGCAGCAAGAACAGCCCATCATTCGCGAGTTAATGGGCAAGCTTCTCAGGCACAAATCAACAGTGCTGAAGACACTACAAACGGGGAGATTGAGGAAGGTGATGAAATTCGGGAGAAGCTTCAGATGATAAGAGTGAAGTTTTTACGTCTTGCTCATAGGCTGGGGCAAACTCCTCATAATGTTGTTGTTGCTCAAGTGTTGTACAGATTAGGCTTAGCAGAACAACTTAGAGCAAGAAGTGGGGGCCGTGTTGGGGCCTTCAGCTTTGATCGCGCTAGTGCCATGGCGGAGCAGCTGGAGGCTGCTGGACAAGAACCCCTTGATTTTTCTTGTACAATTATGGTTCTTGGAAAAACAGGAGTTGGTAAAAGTGCAACTATCAATTCCATATTTGATGAGGTGAAGTTTGGCACTGATGCTTTCCAAATGGGTACAAAGAAGGTTCAAGATGTCGTGGGTACTGTGCAAGGGATTAAGGTGCGGGTGATCGATACTCCTGGACTTTTATCATCTTGCTCTGATCAGCATATGAATGAGAAGCTCCTTCACTCCGTGAAACGTTTCATTAAGAAATCTCCTCCAGATATTGTGTTGTACCTTGATAGGCTGGATATGCCAAGTAGGGATTTCGGTGATATGCCGTTGTTGAGGACTATAACGGAGATATTCGGACCATCTATTTGGTTCAATGCGATTGTTGTCTTGACCCATGCTGCATCAGCACCCCCGGAAGGGCCTAATGGTACTCCTTCTACTTATGACATGTTTGTCACTCAACGCTCACATGCGGTACAGCAGGTTATTCGCCAAGCTGCTGGGGATATGCGGCTAATGAACCCTGTTTCTTTAGTTGAAAACCATTCAGCGTGCAGAACGAATAGGGCTGGTCAAAGAGTTTTGCCGAATGGTCAGGTTTGGAAGCCTCATTTGCTGTTGCTCTCATTTGCATCCAAGATATTGGCCGAAGCAAATATACTTTTGAAGCTACAGGATTCACCACCTGGGAAACCGTTCACTGCTCGTGCACGAGCTCCACCTTTACCATTCCTCCTCTCTTCACTTTTGCAATCAAGGCCTCAATTGAAATTACCTAACGAGCAGTTTGGTGATGAGGATACTTTGGACGATGATTTGGATGTATCTTCCGAGTCTGATGAAGAGTCGGAATATGACGAATTGCCTCCATTTAAGCCTCTAACTAAAGCCCAGCTGTCTAAGCTGCCCAAAACTCAGAAGAAAGCTTACTATGATGAGCTTGAATATAGAGAGAAGCTTTTTATGAAGAAACAGATGAAGGACGACAGAAGACGACGGAGGATGATGAAGAAAATGGCAGACTCCGTCAAAGAAATGCCTACTGAGTACAGTGAAAACGTTGATGAAGAATCTGGTGGTGCTGCATCATTACCAGTACCAATGCCCGATTTAGCATTGCCTGCTTCATTCGACTCCGATAATCCTACTCACAGATACCGATACTTGGATTCATCCAATCAGTGGCTAGTCAGGCCAGTTCTCGATAATCATGGTTGGGATCATGATGTTGGTTACGAAGGTATCAACGTAGAACACATGTTTGTAGTCAAGGACAGGATTCCCTTGTCTTTCTCTGGTCAGGTCTCAAAAGATAAGAAAGAAGCCAATCTTCAGATGGAAGTAGCCAGCTCTATAAAACATGGGGAAGGAAAAGCTACAACAATGGGTTTCGACGTGCAGAGTGTTGGGAAGGACATGGCCTACACGTTACGCAGCGAGACAAGGTTCAGCAACTACCATCGAAATAAGGCTACAGCTGGTCTCTCAGCTACTCTGATGGGTGATGCTTTATCAGCTGGAGTGAAGCTAGAAGACAAATTAATCATCAACAAGCAATTGAGGATGGTAATGAGCGGTGGTGCTATGGCAGGTCGTGGAGATATCGCATATGGTGGAAGTTTGGAAGCCACTTTCAGGGATAAAGACTACCCTATTGGCCGTTTCCTTTCTACTCTCGGGCTGTCAATAATGGATTGGCACGGGGAACTCGCTCTCGGATGCAATATCCAGTCTCAGATCCCGATGGGACGATCTACAAATTTGGTTGCTCGGGCAAACTTGAACAACCGAGGATCTGGCCAAGTCAGTTTTCGTTTAAACAGCTCAGAACAGCTTCAGTTGGCACTTATTGCTTTCCTTCCTCTGTTCAGAAAGCTAATGGGTGGTCAGCGTCAAGATCACCCTCTTGAGTATTGA